The proteins below come from a single Clupea harengus chromosome 21, Ch_v2.0.2, whole genome shotgun sequence genomic window:
- the fzd7b gene encoding frizzled-7b translates to MAVTKTWDFVLLARCTLAVGILLLQPSGGQYHGEKGISVPEHGFCQPISIPLCTDIAYNQTIMPNLLGHTNQEDAGLEVHQFYPLVKVQCSPDLKFFLCSMYAPVCTVLEQAIPPCRSLCERARQGCEALMNKFGFQWPERLRCENFPVHGAGEICVGQNTSDTDPPTANPTPRLPEIVTFPPHIGRPHQPFTCPLQLSVPTYLNYQFMGVKDCGAPCEPKESHSLGLMYFREEEMKFGRLWVGIWSILCCVSTLFTVLTYLVDMRRFRYPERPIIFLSGCYFMVAVAYAAGFLLEDKVVCIDKFKDDAFRTVAQGTKKEGCTILFMILYFFGMASSIWWVILSLTWFLSAGMKWGHEAIEANSQYFHLAAWAVPAVKTITILAMGQVDGDVLTGVCYVGIYNVDALRGFVLAPLFVYLFIGTSFLLAGFVSLFRIRTIMKHDGTKTEKLEKLMVRIGVFSVLYTVPATIVIACYFYEQAFREQWEKTWHMQTCKRFAVPCPINNFAPMTPDFTVFMIKYLMTMIVGITSGFWIWSGKTLQSWRRFYKRLSNSNQGETTV, encoded by the coding sequence ATGGCGGTAACCAAAACCTGGGACTTTGTTCTACTGGCGAGGTGCACATTGGCGGTCGGGATCCTGCTGCTTCAGCCTAGTGGGGGTCAGTACCACGGAGAGAAGGGCATCTCTGTACCGGAGCACGGCTTTTGTCAACCTATTTCGATTCCCCTGTGCACAGACATCGCTTACAATCAGACCATTATGCCAAATCTTCTGGGTCATACCAACCAAGAGGACGCCGGTTTGGAAGTACACCAGTTCTACCCACTGGTTAAGGTGCAGTGTTCACCGGACCTGAAGTTTTTTCTGTGCTCCATGTACGCACCAGTGTGCACGGTGCTTGAGCAGGCCATCCCCCCGTGCAGGTCGCTGTGTGAACGGGCACGACAGGGCTGCGAGGCGCTCATGAACAAGTTCGGCTTCCAGTGGCCGGAGAGGTTGCGCTGCGAGAACTTCCCGGTGCACGGAGCCGGAGAGATCTGCGTGGGTCAGAACACCTCCGATACCGACCCCCCCACGGCGAACCCAACGCCTCGGCTGCCTGAGATTGTCACCTTCCCCCCACACATAGGCCGACCACACCAGCCTTTCACTTGCCCGCTGCAGCTCTCCGTCCCCACTTACCTCAACTACCAGTTTATGGGGGTGAAGGACTGTGGCGCCCCCTGTGAGCCTAAGGAATCCCACAGTTTGGGCCTGATGTACTTTCGCGAAGAGGAAATGAAATTCGGGCGGCTTTGGGTGGGCATTTGGTCCATACTGTGCTGCGTGAGCACCCTGTTCACGGTGCTCACGTATCTGGTGGACATGAGGCGGTTCCGGTACCCCGAGCGCCCCATCATCTTCCTGTCTGGCTGCTATTTCATGGTGGCCGTGGCCTACGCGGCAGGATTCCTCTTGGAGGACAAAGTTGTCTGCATCGACAAGTTTAAAGACGACGCCTTCAGGACAGTGGCTCAAGGTACCAAAAAGGAGGGCTGTACCATCCTGTTCATGATCCTGTACTTCTTCGGCATGGCCAGCTCCATCTGGTGGGTCATTCTCTCGCTCACCTGGTTCCTGTCAGCCGGGATGAAGTGGGGGCACGAAGCCATCGAGGCCAATTCCCAGTACTTTCACCTGGCGGCCTGGGCAGTGCCAGCGGTGAAGACCATAACCATCCTCGCCATGGGCCAGGTGGACGGTGACGTCTTGACCGGCGTCTGCTACGTGGGCATCTACAATGTGGATGCTCTGCGTGGCTTCGTCCTGGCTCCCCTCTTCGTCTACCTCTTCATCGGCACCTCCTTCCTCCTCGCCGGTTTCGTGTCCCTGTTCCGCATTCGCACCATCATGAAGCACGACGGGACCAAGACGGAGAAACTGGAGAAGCTCATGGTTCGCATTGGGGTGTTCAGTGTACTGTATACAGTCCCTGCCACCATCGTCATCGCCTGCTACTTCTACGAACAGGCTTTCCGAGAGCAGTGGGAGAAAACATGGCACATGCAGACGTGCAAGCGCTTCGCTGTGCCGTGCCCAATCAACAACTTTGCACCCATGACGCCGGACTTTACTGTGTTCATGATCAAATACTTGATGACCATGATCGTGGGGATTACCTCTGGCTTCTGGATCTGGTCAGGCAAAACGCTTCAATCCTGGCGCAGGTTTTACAAACGACTGAGTAACAGCAACCAAGGCGAGACGACCGTGTGA